ACAGACGTTTGCGGAATATCAATATCATTATCGCGGGTGCATCCGTTCAGCAGGCATATCAGGCAGCACAAGGCTGCCGTCAATGCGGTGGTTAATGTATAATTTCTTTTTTTCATGTTCTTTCTTTTTTAGCGTTGATAGTAAACATCGAATGTAATGTAGGCGATACCTTGATTATTCTTGTCGCCGTTATTGATGTTGTTGGTCTGACTGTAATCTACGAATACATCCAGAATATCAAGAATACCATATTTATCCTTGTGGTTATTGTAGAATACGACTACACTGCCTTTATCAAATACCTGTTCGCTTACGAAACCTTCCGGTTCTTTGGGCATACCCGACGAGTCTTTGTCATTCGGCTTGCGCGTACGTGCAGAACTCTTGGTTATATTCAGACTGGTAAAGAGTGACGGAGTGATTTCCAGTTGATCTCTGCCTGCTCTGATTTGTTCGATAAGCGCGGCATGAGTGGTAGGATTCAGAACATAGAACCTTGTTTGCACTGCCGTGAAAGGAGCAAATATCGTGAAGTTCTCCGCATTAGGCACAGCCGCTGTTCCGCACCAGTAATTCTTCAAGTTGTTTTTGGTGTTGGCCGGATCAGGATTAAGTATCGCATCCGGTGAATTGAGTGCAAAGTCGAGTCCGCTGTTCACATATCCGGCGAAGTCTATCTTATCAAAATTCTCTTCCTCTTTCAGTACACAAGGAGTGCATATCGGATTGCCGTCCGCAGAATTACCGTTGAGCATACTGCCATAACCATACTTGCTGTTACGCGTTCCTATTGCCTGATTGGCACTGAACAAGTTCTTCATGCGAATCACCTCGCAAGCGTCGGATAAGATAATTTCCTTCGTTTCTCTATAATAGGTCACTTTAATCTTCACGGTGCGTGTCTCCGGCAAAGTGGGTACTCTGAAAACAATGGTACTTCCATCCTGGCTGACCGGTGCATACTTTTCTTCTCCGAAATAGATATACTCAATCAGGTTGAGGTTTTTGCCGCCCAATGTGAGCAGGCTTCTTTCCATTAGACTTTCCTGATCTATCTTCTCTATTTCCGGTTCATCCTTTTCTACAATAAAGTCACCGGACTCTCCTTTAATTTCAGATTCGCCTCCTGTCTGGTTGGTATACTTTAATGATACAGTTGCCTCGTCATCAATAATAAACGGCACTTTTACCGCGATCTCTTTTTCACTTTGATAAATGATCTCTCCCTCTTCGTCGCCCATAAAGACCTTTGAGATAATGTCAAGGTCAGCTCCCAAAATCTCGACGTTGTTTCCTACTCTTCCACCTTTCGGGAAGTCAGTCACATGTGGAGTAGGATAGGTGACGGAGAATGATTGCGCACTTTCTGTGCGGGTGCTTTCGCCGGCATCGTCCTTGCGGGAAGTGGCAAGCACGATTTTTCCGCTTTTTGTTCCTTCACGTGGCACAACAATCACGATTTCCTGTTGTGACAGTTTATAAAGTATCTGGCTTTCTACACCACCGATGGTTGCAGAAACGATATCGCGCAGATTACTACCTTTCACCGTAATCTCCGTACCGGCTTTTCCGCTGGTTGGGGTAAACTCACTGATTTCCGGTGCACCTTGTATTTCAGTTTCAATACTCAACTTTTCGTTGCAGCCCGTCAGTGCCGCAAGTACGAAAAGGAGGATGAAGTAATGAAGTTTATTTTTCATGCTGTTTTCGTTTTAAAGATTAGTAATTGGGATTCTGGGTAACTACGCTCGGATTATTGTCTATCACGCTTTGCGGGATAGGAAGCAGTAGTTGCCAGTCGGCAATCTTATTCACAGTGAAAGCATATTTGTCATAGAAACCTTCCGTTTCGGTGATTTGCTTGTTGACTACTTCCACTGCTTTGCCCCAACGCAGGAGGTCGAACCAACGTTGGTTCTCGAATGCCAGTTCCAGACGGCGTTCTTTTTCCAGTTTTTCGCGGAAAGCATATCTCACAGGCACTTCAGAAGCAGCTATGGCAGCCAGTCCGGCACGGCGGCGCACTTCGTTGAGATAAGGAAGTCCGGTGGCGGGGCCATCTGTTTCGTTCAACACTTCGGCATACATAAGCAGCACATCGGCATGACGAATGACAGGCCAGTCGTTTTCTCCATCATAACGTACGCTCACGGGAGAAACGAACTTCTTGATATAAGCCGATTGATCTGAAATGACCACCGGGTCTTTCTTGCTCGGATCGATATAATGGTCGGTCACGCTGGCCTCCTTACGCAAATCACCTTCCGGATAAATTCCGAGAACTTCTGTTGTCGGATAGTTACGTCCGTCACCGTCACCCGTCACTACATTGGCGCCGCTCTTGGTAGGAGCAAAAGTATTGGCAAAAGGCGAGCCGATACCCAGACTACCGGATTTATAGCGGATGGCAAAGATAATCTCATCGTTCATTTCTTTGGAAATATCGAATACATCGGAATAACTAACCGTCAACTGATCTCCTTTTACATCCACCACAGCTTTGAGCAAGCTCTTGGCTTCCGTATATTTCCCAAGAGTCAGGTAAACTTTGGCCAGCAGGGATTGAGCCGCTGCCTGCGTCACCCGTCCCAAGTCTGCTATGTTGTATGTAATTCCTTCCAAGTTGTCAACGGATCTTTGAAGGTCGTCGATAATCTGCTTGTAAGTCGCTTCCACGCTGCTACGATCTTTTTTCATGGCTTCGGCCACACTCAATTCCTCCGTAACAATGAAGGTAGGGCCGAAAAGACGTACGAGGTTGAAGTAATGGTATGCACGGATGAAACGTACTTCTCCTTCAAATTGTGCCCGTTTCTTCTCGTTGGTTACGACAGCCAGATTCTCGGGAGCCAATACGTTATTGCAACTGTTGATATTGCTGTAAGTGGCTTCCCAGTAAGTACGTATGTTGGCATTGCTGGCATCCATGGTACCGAGGTCCAGCGCCTGTTGTTGCAGGAACGCATCGTTGGTCGAACTGTTGCTGTTCATACGCGTATTGTCGGCACGCAGTTCGGTCAGTGTCCATTCGATATTCAATGGAGCCTGCATTCCTCCGTAGCAACCGATGACGGCAGTATTCATTTCGGCTTCATTCTTGTAGAATGAACCGTCGGGGATATAGGAGTCCGGTGTAATGTTGAGGTCGCAGGAAGAAAGACCCAATACACAAGCGGACAGACTGGCGGTAAATATATGTTTTAGTTTCATTACTGTACGTTTTAAGGTGATTAGAAGTTAAGTTCGAATCCGATATTGACGGTAGACTGTATCGGGAATCCTCCACGCTGGTATCCGTTGACCAATGGGGAAGAGTAGGAGCCTGTAGTTACACGGGCTTCGGGATTGATTCCCCGGTAGCTTTTTCCCCAGAAGTAGAGCAGGTTCTGACCGGAAGCATAAAGGCGGAGTGAATTGAGTCCTGCCTTTTTCAACTTCTTCTTGTCGAAGGTATAACCGAGAACTACATCACGCAGGGCCACGAATGAACCGTCTTCAATCATATAGTCGGTGAACTCCCATGAAATACCTGCCGAACCGACAGTAGGAGTACGTCCGTCACCCGGATATTCGGCGCTGATCCAACGGTCTTTCACATAATTGCGGTTGAACTTCTTGGATTCGGTGTAGTAGCCGTCACCATTGAATACATCCAGTCCGCTTACCCCTTGAATGAGGAAGTAAAGATCGAATCCTTTCCATCTGAAAGTATTTGAAATACCCCAGGTTGCTTTCGGGAACGGATTACCGATGACGGTACGGTCTTTGTCGTTGATAACGCCGTCATCATTGATGTCTACAATCTTGAGACTGCCCGGTGTGGCACTTGCCAAGTGTGGGGAAGCGTCGAGATCCGCCTGGTTGAGATAAACACCGTCGGTTTTGTAACCGAAGAATGAGATGGCGCGGTGTCCTACTTGTGCCAAGTATGTTTCATTACGTTCGCCGGTAGAGATCAGTCTCTCTTCGCCGGACAGTTCGAGCAGCTTGTTGAAGTTGGACGAGAGATTGAACGAAGTAGTCCATTCGAAGTTCTTGGTGCGAATGTTGTGCGTGTTCAACTCGATTTCAATACCACTGTTGCGGATACGTCCGATATTGTTCCAGTAATCACTGTAACCCATGAAAGAAACGACCGGTTGTTTGAACAGCAATTGTTTGGTGATGGAATAGTAACCTTCCAGAGTCAGGCTGATACGGTTGTCCAGTGCGCTGAAGTCGATACCGGCGTTGTATTCGTACGTCTGTTCCCAAGTGATGTCATGGTTACCTTTGGTAGAGGTAGTCTTACCCAGTCCGGGGATCAGTGCGCCTGTTCCGCTACCCAACGCATAGTTGCTGGCGTAAAGCAGATTGTAATAAGAGTTGGCAGGAATATTATTGTTACCCGTCACACCAAAGCTGGCACGCAGCTTCAGCATATTCAGCCAGCTTACGCCTTTCAGGAAGGCTTCTTCCGAAGCACGCCATCCGAGTGATACGGAAGGGAACCAACCCCACTGTTTACCGTCGGCAAAAAGAGAACTACCGTCCGTACGCAGACTGGCGGAAACAAGATATTTGTCAGCATAGCTGTAATTGACACGTGCAAGGGCAGACATCATAGCGGTACGGAACTTAATGGTGTTCGTTTGGCTGACGTCGAAAGAAGTGGCCGCATTGAGCGTATGCACATAATCGGTAGGGAAGCCCAGACCTACGATGCTGGCTGTCGTTTCCGAGGTAGTCTGTGCGGTGTAACCCAATAAGGCTGCATAATCATGCTTACCTTTCTTGCCGATGTAGTTCAGTGTGTTTTCACTCAACAAGTCGACATAGAGACGGTTTTTGTAAGTACCCATAGCCGACTCTTCGTCTTTGCGGGATTCGTAGTTACGGTATTCGTTGTTCTGACGATATTTAATGTAGAAACCGTTGGAAGTGGTGAAAGTCAACCCTTTCATGATTTGTACATTGATAGAGGAATTGGCTTGCAGGTTATAGTCTTCCTTGAAGCGTTCTTCGGTATCCATCAATGACTTCGGATTGTTGTTGCTGGTATTGAACGGACTGGCTTTCACTTGCGTACCGTCTTCACGTGTGTACATGATGTTACTGAAGTCGCTACCGCGTGCCCACGAACCGATGGCTTTTCCTGTGAGGGCTGCCGTTTCTTCCGTATGACGTACCGGCATGAAAGACGGTGTACGGTAGAAATCGATGAAGTTGGTTGACGGTGTTTCCGTTTTGGTGTAGGACGGAGCTATGTTCAGGCTAAGATCTACCCGTTTGGACAACTTCGCATTGATGCGCGAACGAAGGTTCAAACGTTTGTAGTTGCTGTTAATCATAATACCGTCTTCCTGTGCATAGTTGCCGGAGATGTAATACGTAATGTCTTTTTTGCCGCCCGATACGGAGAGTTGTACCTGATGAATCTGCGGAGTGTCCTGCAATCCTTCCCGTTGCCAGTCGGTATAATTATTGATAAGTCCGAAGGCTTCGTCGTTGGCTGCTATGGATTTGTTTTGCAAGGCGGCTTCATAGCCCATCATGTTATAATAGTCTTTCGAACTCATGATCGGATGCAGTTTATACGCCCACTTTAATCCGGTAGAGGCTTTCACACTGTATTTCGCTTTGCTGGCGTTTCCTTCTTTGGTCGTTACCAAAATGACGCCATTCGCTGCACGTGAACCGTAGATAGCGGCGGAAGCGGCATCTTTCAATACTTCGATAGAAGCAATATCCGCCATATCGAGTGTAGAGAGTCCTTCGGGAACAGGGTAACCGTCGATGACAATCAGAGGAGAACTGTCGGCACTGATAGAACCCATACCACGTACACGGATTTGCGGAGCAGCTCCGGCCTCGGAAGTGGAGTTCTGAATATTAACACCGGCAATCTTTCCTTGCAGCAGTTGGTCTACTTGTGTCACGGGAATATCTGTCAGGTTGTTGACGTCCATCTTGGATACAGACCCGGTCAGGTGGGATTTCTTCTGCACGCCATAACCTACCACCACTACTTCATCCAACACTTTCGTATCTTCTTTTAAGTTGATATTCAGCATCTTCTGATTATTGACGGGTATTTCCTGCGTCGTATATCCGATGTAGGAGATGACAAGGACAGATTTGGAAGAGGGGACATTCAATGTAAATTTGCCGTCCATATCGGTGATAGTACCGGTGGTACTTCCTTTCACCTTCACATTTACTCCGGGAACACCGCCTTGACTATCGGCGACTGTACCGGTGACAGTAAATGATTGCGCGTAGACAACCGTTACGAACGGGGTACATAACAATAACAACATTGCTATCATTAAAGGGTAATAAAACGATTTGTTCCTCATGATATTAGGATTTAAATAAAGGATTATTCTAAACTATACATTAAATTCAGACGGCTGGAAGCAGAAGTGGTGCGATATTTGGCACCGATCGCTTCATATCCAGCTTTCGGGTCGAAGAAAGAGGCTTTGCGGAGCACCCAGCAGGCTTCATCCTGTTTCTTGTCCCATTCTTTGATTTGCTGGTAAGGCCATTCGCTCTGCGGCTTGCCGATATAGGGAATGGTAAATTTCAGTGCGGCAGTGATGGAACGTCCGTCTTCGCTGGCGGCGTTATAGATATCTATACCTTCCGTTGCGCCAATGAAAGACATATCCAGCATGTGCGTCAGGTTGAAGAGGGTATAACCGAAAGCAGTTGTGCGTTCCAATTCCAGCGGTTGTTTGCCGTCCGGTTCAATTTGAGAAAACAGACGCTTTGCCGGGAATTCTTTTAGAATCTGGATTGCCAATTCTTTGTTGCCGATATACAGGGCGTACGCTGTCAGTTGCACGTCATAAGCCAGGCCATGATTGTTCTTGGCGGCATTTTCTTCGGCGGCGACAGGGCTTGTCTGTATCCACTCTACAAACTGCGTGAACCATTCTTTCATTCCTTTTTTGATGGCGGGTGTCATGGCTTTCGAGCTATCCAGCAGGGTAAGCGCATCCAGCATTTCTACGAAGCAGTAAGTATCAATCATACCTGTTCCGCGTCCCAGGCCATCTCTGCGGCCGGGAATGGTCTGACCGTAATTCAGGTTCGGATTCATTTTTGTTTTGGCGTCCAGGAACCATACTTTCAGAAAGTCGGTTGCTTTCTTCGCATATTGCTCGTTGCCCGAGAAATAGTAAGCAATCCCCAGTGTGGTAACGGCTTTTGCCATGTTTCCCAACCGGTCACGGTCTAACTTGGACAGTTCGGGATTGCGTTGCCCGTCTTTGCGGATATAAGGCAAGCCGTCCGGTTTGGAAGGATCGGGCCACCAGTAAGGTCCCATACTCATGTAATCGTGTTTGTCTCCGCTGGAGGCTGTCATACTTTTATCCATCACCGAAGGAGGAGTCAGGTTCATAGCTTTGTCGGCCTCTTTCATTAACGTTTTGATAGCCGGGGCGTATGTAGGAGTATCGGCTTTAGCCTTCACTTTAGCCAGCTTTTCAGCAGGATAGATGCGGGTGTTGACGGTTTGTGCGTTCATTGGAAGCAGGCAAACCAGTGCAAAAGCACTCAATAACAGGTTTCTCATAATGATTCTATTTTTAGCAAATTAGTTTAACCATAATAAAGGATGACGGATGGGAAGGTTGCGTATCACTTCCTCGTTGGTGGGGAAATGTTCCAACTGTTTCCATGTCTGAAAATACTCTTTCCGGTAATGATGAAGACTACCGAATAGTAAGAACGGGTGTGCCACCGGCCATTCTTCCCAAAACATAATGTCCGGTTGACGTTTCCATGAACCTTTGTCTTTGACGAAGGGAAATAGCCAGGAGATTCCTCTTTCAATGTTCCGTCCGTCTGTGGTGGTATAGTCCCATAAATTCTCTTCGGGAGTTGTCAGCAAATGGCAGAGGGTAGTCATTGCGTCGAGGTTGAAAAGAGAATAACCATACGGTTTGGTGCGTTCCAACTCCAAAGGGAAACTGCCGTCGGCAGCCATTTGGTTGGGTAGTAACACGCTCCGGTAACGTTCGCGGCAGAAACGGAGCATTTCTTCATTTTGCGTGAACAAGGCAAATGCTGCCACTTGCATAGTCCAGCAAGTGCCGTGGTTGTTCTTGGCTTCCATCTCGTTGATACCGTAACGATGCGTAGATAACCAGGTCAGGTAATCGGAGAACCACAAGCGGATGGTTTGCAGTTCTTTGTCTTCGATGATTCCCTGCGCTTCCATCAGGCGGAGTGACTGTGCCACTTCAATCAGATGGATGGTATCGATAATGCCTATCCCACGTCCGGTTGCAATGCCTTTGATGGCTTGTGCATACAGCAAGTTCGGATTCATCATCGTTTTCTGATCGATAAACCAGGCACGGATATGGCGCATGGCAGCATCGGTGTATTTCTTGTCTCCTGTCAGTATCCAGGCGGAAGTCAGATCTCCGACTAACTGGCTGAAGCGTATCATGGCATGCCGGTGGGCGGTGAAATTATCCGGATTGGTTTCTCCGTCACGGCGGATAAACGGACCGGTCGGGTTTTGCGGATTCTCCCACCAGTAGTCACCTTCGGAATAGAAGTCGTGAATACCTCCTGCGCTTCTTTCGGCGCGGGTGGCTGTGACGGTCACCGGTACGGACTCCAGT
The Bacteroides luhongzhouii DNA segment above includes these coding regions:
- a CDS encoding IPT/TIG domain-containing protein, producing MKNKLHYFILLFVLAALTGCNEKLSIETEIQGAPEISEFTPTSGKAGTEITVKGSNLRDIVSATIGGVESQILYKLSQQEIVIVVPREGTKSGKIVLATSRKDDAGESTRTESAQSFSVTYPTPHVTDFPKGGRVGNNVEILGADLDIISKVFMGDEEGEIIYQSEKEIAVKVPFIIDDEATVSLKYTNQTGGESEIKGESGDFIVEKDEPEIEKIDQESLMERSLLTLGGKNLNLIEYIYFGEEKYAPVSQDGSTIVFRVPTLPETRTVKIKVTYYRETKEIILSDACEVIRMKNLFSANQAIGTRNSKYGYGSMLNGNSADGNPICTPCVLKEEENFDKIDFAGYVNSGLDFALNSPDAILNPDPANTKNNLKNYWCGTAAVPNAENFTIFAPFTAVQTRFYVLNPTTHAALIEQIRAGRDQLEITPSLFTSLNITKSSARTRKPNDKDSSGMPKEPEGFVSEQVFDKGSVVVFYNNHKDKYGILDILDVFVDYSQTNNINNGDKNNQGIAYITFDVYYQR
- a CDS encoding RagB/SusD family nutrient uptake outer membrane protein — encoded protein: MKLKHIFTASLSACVLGLSSCDLNITPDSYIPDGSFYKNEAEMNTAVIGCYGGMQAPLNIEWTLTELRADNTRMNSNSSTNDAFLQQQALDLGTMDASNANIRTYWEATYSNINSCNNVLAPENLAVVTNEKKRAQFEGEVRFIRAYHYFNLVRLFGPTFIVTEELSVAEAMKKDRSSVEATYKQIIDDLQRSVDNLEGITYNIADLGRVTQAAAQSLLAKVYLTLGKYTEAKSLLKAVVDVKGDQLTVSYSDVFDISKEMNDEIIFAIRYKSGSLGIGSPFANTFAPTKSGANVVTGDGDGRNYPTTEVLGIYPEGDLRKEASVTDHYIDPSKKDPVVISDQSAYIKKFVSPVSVRYDGENDWPVIRHADVLLMYAEVLNETDGPATGLPYLNEVRRRAGLAAIAASEVPVRYAFREKLEKERRLELAFENQRWFDLLRWGKAVEVVNKQITETEGFYDKYAFTVNKIADWQLLLPIPQSVIDNNPSVVTQNPNY
- a CDS encoding SusC/RagA family TonB-linked outer membrane protein; the protein is MRNKSFYYPLMIAMLLLLCTPFVTVVYAQSFTVTGTVADSQGGVPGVNVKVKGSTTGTITDMDGKFTLNVPSSKSVLVISYIGYTTQEIPVNNQKMLNINLKEDTKVLDEVVVVGYGVQKKSHLTGSVSKMDVNNLTDIPVTQVDQLLQGKIAGVNIQNSTSEAGAAPQIRVRGMGSISADSSPLIVIDGYPVPEGLSTLDMADIASIEVLKDAASAAIYGSRAANGVILVTTKEGNASKAKYSVKASTGLKWAYKLHPIMSSKDYYNMMGYEAALQNKSIAANDEAFGLINNYTDWQREGLQDTPQIHQVQLSVSGGKKDITYYISGNYAQEDGIMINSNYKRLNLRSRINAKLSKRVDLSLNIAPSYTKTETPSTNFIDFYRTPSFMPVRHTEETAALTGKAIGSWARGSDFSNIMYTREDGTQVKASPFNTSNNNPKSLMDTEERFKEDYNLQANSSINVQIMKGLTFTTSNGFYIKYRQNNEYRNYESRKDEESAMGTYKNRLYVDLLSENTLNYIGKKGKHDYAALLGYTAQTTSETTASIVGLGFPTDYVHTLNAATSFDVSQTNTIKFRTAMMSALARVNYSYADKYLVSASLRTDGSSLFADGKQWGWFPSVSLGWRASEEAFLKGVSWLNMLKLRASFGVTGNNNIPANSYYNLLYASNYALGSGTGALIPGLGKTTSTKGNHDITWEQTYEYNAGIDFSALDNRISLTLEGYYSITKQLLFKQPVVSFMGYSDYWNNIGRIRNSGIEIELNTHNIRTKNFEWTTSFNLSSNFNKLLELSGEERLISTGERNETYLAQVGHRAISFFGYKTDGVYLNQADLDASPHLASATPGSLKIVDINDDGVINDKDRTVIGNPFPKATWGISNTFRWKGFDLYFLIQGVSGLDVFNGDGYYTESKKFNRNYVKDRWISAEYPGDGRTPTVGSAGISWEFTDYMIEDGSFVALRDVVLGYTFDKKKLKKAGLNSLRLYASGQNLLYFWGKSYRGINPEARVTTGSYSSPLVNGYQRGGFPIQSTVNIGFELNF
- a CDS encoding alginate lyase family protein, coding for MRNLLLSAFALVCLLPMNAQTVNTRIYPAEKLAKVKAKADTPTYAPAIKTLMKEADKAMNLTPPSVMDKSMTASSGDKHDYMSMGPYWWPDPSKPDGLPYIRKDGQRNPELSKLDRDRLGNMAKAVTTLGIAYYFSGNEQYAKKATDFLKVWFLDAKTKMNPNLNYGQTIPGRRDGLGRGTGMIDTYCFVEMLDALTLLDSSKAMTPAIKKGMKEWFTQFVEWIQTSPVAAEENAAKNNHGLAYDVQLTAYALYIGNKELAIQILKEFPAKRLFSQIEPDGKQPLELERTTAFGYTLFNLTHMLDMSFIGATEGIDIYNAASEDGRSITAALKFTIPYIGKPQSEWPYQQIKEWDKKQDEACWVLRKASFFDPKAGYEAIGAKYRTTSASSRLNLMYSLE
- a CDS encoding alginate lyase family protein, producing the protein MRKQNVSIGLFILLFSFTTVMAGENVKGQVRQLLQTETLKRADAALESVPVTVTATRAERSAGGIHDFYSEGDYWWENPQNPTGPFIRRDGETNPDNFTAHRHAMIRFSQLVGDLTSAWILTGDKKYTDAAMRHIRAWFIDQKTMMNPNLLYAQAIKGIATGRGIGIIDTIHLIEVAQSLRLMEAQGIIEDKELQTIRLWFSDYLTWLSTHRYGINEMEAKNNHGTCWTMQVAAFALFTQNEEMLRFCRERYRSVLLPNQMAADGSFPLELERTKPYGYSLFNLDAMTTLCHLLTTPEENLWDYTTTDGRNIERGISWLFPFVKDKGSWKRQPDIMFWEEWPVAHPFLLFGSLHHYRKEYFQTWKQLEHFPTNEEVIRNLPIRHPLLWLN